AATGCACAAAAGTAATTTTAGTTGAAGCGGAAATAATCGCTTAAACGATCGGCAAGAACGGTAATCACCAATAGGAAAACAAGTTTGCAAGCACCTATTAAACCCGCTATTTTTCACCCATAGTGCAACTACCATCAAAGCTAAACCTTAACAATCTGCACTATCTCAGTTGACTTTTAGATCTCCACTTGCTGTAAATGAGTAGTTAACAACTGATCCAAATAGCTGAATTTTCCCTATTCTTGCCTATAGTTAATTTAAAAGGACTCTAAATGACGACTAGCAATGCAATTATTAAAGTGACCAACCTGCGCTTGCGCACCTATATTGGCTTCAATATTGAGGAGCGCGAGAAGATGCAGGATGTGGTGATAAACATCGAGATCCACTACCCCGCAAGTAATGCTATTCGCGAAGATAATGTAGATGAAGCACTCAACTACAAGAAAGTGACCAAGGCTGTTATCCAACATGTAGAGGAGGGACGTTTTTTGCTATTAGAAAAACTCGTTGCCGACGTACTCGACATCAGCAGCCAACATCCATGGGTGCAGTATGCCCGTGTCACCATTGATAAGCCCCACGCATTAAGGTTTGCAGATTCAGTATCATTGTCACTGGAGTACCGCAAATCTTAATGGCAAATTATTCATTCACAGCAGGAGTCAACTATGGATGTATCACTCGCTGAACAGGTAAGAGAAGCATTGATTACCCAAGGACTCGAAACGCCATTAACGCCTTCGGACATGACCGCCGAACAAAAATATGAACGTATTAAAGGCTTAATGACTGAAGTCGTAGCAACCTTGGGCTTAGATCTTAATGATGATAGTTTGCAGGAGACCCCACACCGTATTGCCAAGATGTATGTCGACGAGATATTTGCTGGCTTAGATTATGCGAACTTTCCAAAAATAGCCCTAATTGAGAACAAGATGGGCGTCGACGAGATGGTACGGATCAGCGACATTAGTGTAGTGAGCACCTGCGAACACCATTTTGTGACTATCGATGGCCTCGCAAAAGTGGCCTACATCCCCGCTAACACTATTATCGGGCTATCAAAGATTAATCGTATCGTGCGCTTTTTTGCGCAGCGCCCCCAAGTTCAAGAGCGCTTAACCAAGCAGATTTTAGTCGCACTGCAAACATTGCTCGGTACCGACAATGTGGCAGTAAGTATCGATGCAACGCATTACTGTGTTAAATCCCGCGGAGTGATGGACACCCAATCTAAAACTCAAACGACGGCATTGGGCGGAAATTTTAAATCCAATGCCGCCACCCGAGCAGAGTTTCTAAGATAAATTCACTCGGCAGTTAACCCTGCTATCGACACAAAAAGGAATTTAATGACAGCCCCAATATTAATTACCGGAGTCGGCAAGCGTGTCGGCTTTTATCTTGCTCAACATTTAGCTCAGCAGGGACAAAGAGTCATTGGCACTTATCGTCGCCAATACCCGCAGCTACAACAGCTTGACGCCTTAGGTGTCGAACTGCACCAATGTGACTTTAACCATGCGTCACAGCTCAATGAGCTATTAACCACACTAAAACAGCAACCTGCCATCAGAGCTGTTATCCATAATGCGTCCGATTGGTTACCCGACGGCGATGCAGATACTGCGATAGCCATTATAGACAAGATGATGCGCATTCATGTCAGCATACCTTATGCCATCAACCTCGCCCTGACTGAGCAGCTCAAAGCCAACAACAGCATGGCTGATATTATCCATATCACCGATTACGTAGCAGAAAAAGGCAGTAAAAAACATGCAGCCTATGCCGCCAGTAAAGCAGCACTGCACAACTTAACCCTGTCGTTTGCCGCCAAGCTAGCACCCAAGGTTAAGGTCAACAGTATCGCTCCCGCTCTGCTGATGTTTAACCCCGATGATGACGAGCAGTACCAGCAAAAGGCTCTCAAAAAGGCGCTAATAGCCAAAGAGGGAGGCGAGGTTGAGATCTTAAATGCGGTAAATTATCTACTGCAGAGCCAATATGTCACCGGCCAAACATTGAAGATTGATGGCGGGCGGCACTTAGTCTAGCCAAAAATTAGCCTAAAAAACCCATAAAAAAAGGCACACTTAATAGCGTGCCTTCTTGGTAAATTGTTAGCGCCGCAGCCTAATGATTCATCTTACTGACAGATACTGTTCAGTCACATTAATGGCTTTGCAAGCTACGAACATCCGCGCCTGTTGGCCCCTGGAACACCCTTAAGCCAAACTCTGGCAATATGGCAAACACATGATCAAATATATCGGCCTGAATATCTTCATATACCGTCCAGCGAGTGTCGTTGGTGAAGATATAGATCTCAATTGGCACCCCCGATGATGTCGGCGCAAGCTGGCGAACCATCAATGTCATGTCCTTATGGAGCTGCTCGTGCTGTTTCAGGTAGGCCAACATGTAAGCCCTAAAGGTACCCACATTGGTTAGGTGGCGACTATTGACCGGCATATCGGCATCAACAACTTGAGCATTAAATGAGCCTAACTCCTGCGCTTTAGTCGCAAAATAGGGCTTAAGGTGATTAATCTTGGCTAACCGTAGTTTATCTTCTTCAGATAAAAATCCGATTGAACCGATATCAATTTGTACCGAACGTTTGATTCTGCGGCCACCAGATTCAGACATGCCGCGCCAGTTTTTAAAGGCATCAGACACCAATGCATAAGCTGGGATCATGGTAATCGTCTGATCCCAATTACGCACTTTAACTGTGGTCAGCGACACCTCTTCTACCGCCCCGTCGGCGCCATACTTATCCATTTGAATCCAATCGGTAGGGCTCACCATTCTGTTAGCCGCCAGCTGAATACCCGCCACAAAACCTAATATGGTGTCCCTAAAGACCAACATCACTAAACCGGTCGCGACACCTAAACCACTCAAGAAATAGACTGGCGATTGGTCGGCAAGCACTGAAATAGAGATGATAATGGCGACGAAAAACATGAATAACTTAAACAGTTGTACAAAGCTTTTGATCGGCAATCGACGGCTAACCAAGTTCACGTCTGCGATTTCATTGGCAGCATCAAGCCCGCTATAAACCGCGCGTACAAACAAGATAATGATAGTGACGTCTAACAGTCTGTCAGCCAAACTGGCCAATACAGCGTGTTCGGTTAACGCTAGCGGCAAGATAATATTGAGGATCAGCGCAGGCACTAGCTTGGC
The Shewanella sp. KX20019 DNA segment above includes these coding regions:
- the folM gene encoding dihydromonapterin reductase, which translates into the protein MTAPILITGVGKRVGFYLAQHLAQQGQRVIGTYRRQYPQLQQLDALGVELHQCDFNHASQLNELLTTLKQQPAIRAVIHNASDWLPDGDADTAIAIIDKMMRIHVSIPYAINLALTEQLKANNSMADIIHITDYVAEKGSKKHAAYAASKAALHNLTLSFAAKLAPKVKVNSIAPALLMFNPDDDEQYQQKALKKALIAKEGGEVEILNAVNYLLQSQYVTGQTLKIDGGRHLV
- a CDS encoding mechanosensitive ion channel family protein → MDQELRATITQWLASAGIDSQPADGVSTSILVLACFIVAFIGYVVVKRGVVSTMNMVIQRSRVTWDDIFMRYRVLEKMAKLVPALILNIILPLALTEHAVLASLADRLLDVTIIILFVRAVYSGLDAANEIADVNLVSRRLPIKSFVQLFKLFMFFVAIIISISVLADQSPVYFLSGLGVATGLVMLVFRDTILGFVAGIQLAANRMVSPTDWIQMDKYGADGAVEEVSLTTVKVRNWDQTITMIPAYALVSDAFKNWRGMSESGGRRIKRSVQIDIGSIGFLSEEDKLRLAKINHLKPYFATKAQELGSFNAQVVDADMPVNSRHLTNVGTFRAYMLAYLKQHEQLHKDMTLMVRQLAPTSSGVPIEIYIFTNDTRWTVYEDIQADIFDHVFAILPEFGLRVFQGPTGADVRSLQSH
- the folX gene encoding dihydroneopterin triphosphate 2'-epimerase; this encodes MTTSNAIIKVTNLRLRTYIGFNIEEREKMQDVVINIEIHYPASNAIREDNVDEALNYKKVTKAVIQHVEEGRFLLLEKLVADVLDISSQHPWVQYARVTIDKPHALRFADSVSLSLEYRKS
- the folE gene encoding GTP cyclohydrolase I FolE produces the protein MDVSLAEQVREALITQGLETPLTPSDMTAEQKYERIKGLMTEVVATLGLDLNDDSLQETPHRIAKMYVDEIFAGLDYANFPKIALIENKMGVDEMVRISDISVVSTCEHHFVTIDGLAKVAYIPANTIIGLSKINRIVRFFAQRPQVQERLTKQILVALQTLLGTDNVAVSIDATHYCVKSRGVMDTQSKTQTTALGGNFKSNAATRAEFLR